One Magnetospirillum sp. 15-1 genomic window, GGTCACCACCTTCCTGACCATGGCCTATATCATCTTCGTCAATCCGGCCATGCTGGCCCAGGCGGGCATGGACAAGGGCGCGGTGTTCGTCGCCACCTGTCTGGCGGCGGCGGTGGGCAGCGCCGCCATGGGCCTGCTGGCCAATTATCCCATCGCCCTGGCGCCGGGCATGGGGCTCAACGCCTATTTCACCTATGGGGTGGTGATCGGCATGGGCGTGCCGTGGCCGGTGGCGCTGGGGGCGGTGTTCGTCTCGGGGGTGCTGTTCCTGGTCCTGGCGGTGACCAGGGTGCGCGAAGCCATCATCAACGCCGTGCCGCAATCGCTGAAGCTGTCCATCTCGGCCGGCATCGGCCTGTTCCTCGGCCTGATCAGTTTCGAGAACGCCGGGCTGATCGAGGGCCACAAGGCCACCCTGATCACGCTGGGCCACCTCAACCGGCCCGAACCGCTGCTGGCGGCGGCCGGCTTCGTGGCGATGGTCGGGCTGGAGGCCCGGCGGGTGCCGGGCGCGATCCTGATCGCCATCCTGGGAACCGCGGCGGCCGGTATGCTGCTCTGCATCACCCCGTTCGGCGGCATCGCCGCCTGGCCGCCGTCCATCGCCCCCACCTTCCTCAAGATGGACGTGGCCGGCGCCCTGAACCTGGGGCTGGTGACCATCGTCTTCGCCCTGCTGTTCGTCGACCTGTTCGACAATGCCGGCACGCTGATCGGTCTGGCCCACCGGGCCGGCATGCTGGATGAGCGGGGCAGGCTGCCGCGCCTGGGCCGCGCCCTGATCGCCGATTCCCTGGCCGCTATGGCCGGTGGGGCGCTGGGGACCTCGACCACCACCAGCTATATCGAGAGCGCATCCGGCATCAATGCCGGCGGGCGGACCGGGCTGACGGCGGTGGTCACCGGGCTGTGCTTCGTGGCGGCGCTGTTCCTGGCGCCCCTGGCCGCCGCCATTCCCGCCTACGCCACCGCGCCGGCCCTGCTGTTCGTCGCCTGCCTGATGGCCCGCTCCCTGGCCGAAATCGCCTGGGACGACGTGACCGAGGCGGTACCGGCCGTGGTGACGGCCCTGGCCATGCCCTTCACCTTCTCCATCGCCCACGGCATCAGTTTCGGCTTCATCACCTATGCGGCGGTCAAGCTGCTGGGCGGCAAGGCGCATCAGGTCAGCCCGACGGTCTGGCTGCTGGCCGGGGCCTTCGTCTTGAAATTCGTGTTGCTGGGAAGTGGGTAGGCGGGCCTCAGCCCGCCTTGATCAGCGTTCCCACGCCGTGGGGGGTGAACAGCTCCAGCAGCACCGCGTGGGGGACGCGGCCGTCCAGGATGACGGCGGCGTCGACGCCCTTTTCCACGGCATCCAGGCACGTTTCCACCTTGGGGATCATGCCGCCCGAGATGGTGCCGTCGGCGATGTAGGCCTTGGCCTGGGCGGCGGTCATCTCGGGGATCAGGTTGCAGGACTTGTCCAGCACGCCGGCCACGTCGGTCAGCATCAGCAGGCGCCGGGAATTGGTGGCGGCGGCGATGGCGCCGGCGGCGGTGTCGGCGTTGATGTTGTAGGTCTCGCCGGCCGGGCCCATGCCCACCGGGGCGACCACCGGAATCACGTCGGATTCGCGGAAGACCTCCAGCACGTGCGGGGTGATCTCGGCCGGCTCGCCGACGAAGCCCAGGTCCAGCACCCGCTCGATGTTGGAATCCGGGTCCTTGACGGTGCGGCGCAGCTTGCGGGCGCGGATCAGGTGGCCGTCCTTGCCCGACAGGCCCACGGCGAAGCCGCCGGCCTCGTTGATGGCCGAGACGATCTGCTTGTTGATCTTGCCGGCCAGGATCATCTCCACCACCTCGACGGTGGCCTCGTCGGTGAAGCGCAGGCCGTCGACGCGGGGCGTGGTGATGTCGAGGCGCTTCAGCATGGCGTCGATCTGCGGCCCGCCGCCGTGCACCACCACCGGGTTGATGCCCACCTGCTTCAGGAGCACCACGTCGCGGGCGAACAGCCGGGCCAGGTCATCGGATTCCATGGCGTGGCCGCCGAACTTGATGACCAGCGTCTCGTCGCTGAACTGGCGCATGAAGGGCAGCGCCTCGGACAGGGTCTTGGCGCGGTCCAGCCAGGCCTTGCGGTCATGCATGATGTCGGCGGTGTTGTCGGTGCTCATGTCGGACGTTCCTCAGGCGAGAGAGGCCAGCTCGGCGCGCAGCTCGGGGATACCGGTCCCTTTTTCCGAACTGGTGACGATCAGGGTGGGATGGGCGGCGACGCGGGACTTGATTTCCTCCAG contains:
- the argB gene encoding acetylglutamate kinase, whose translation is MSTDNTADIMHDRKAWLDRAKTLSEALPFMRQFSDETLVIKFGGHAMESDDLARLFARDVVLLKQVGINPVVVHGGGPQIDAMLKRLDITTPRVDGLRFTDEATVEVVEMILAGKINKQIVSAINEAGGFAVGLSGKDGHLIRARKLRRTVKDPDSNIERVLDLGFVGEPAEITPHVLEVFRESDVIPVVAPVGMGPAGETYNINADTAAGAIAAATNSRRLLMLTDVAGVLDKSCNLIPEMTAAQAKAYIADGTISGGMIPKVETCLDAVEKGVDAAVILDGRVPHAVLLELFTPHGVGTLIKAG
- a CDS encoding NCS2 family permease, whose amino-acid sequence is MLERLFHLSGHRTNLRTEVLAGVTTFLTMAYIIFVNPAMLAQAGMDKGAVFVATCLAAAVGSAAMGLLANYPIALAPGMGLNAYFTYGVVIGMGVPWPVALGAVFVSGVLFLVLAVTRVREAIINAVPQSLKLSISAGIGLFLGLISFENAGLIEGHKATLITLGHLNRPEPLLAAAGFVAMVGLEARRVPGAILIAILGTAAAGMLLCITPFGGIAAWPPSIAPTFLKMDVAGALNLGLVTIVFALLFVDLFDNAGTLIGLAHRAGMLDERGRLPRLGRALIADSLAAMAGGALGTSTTTSYIESASGINAGGRTGLTAVVTGLCFVAALFLAPLAAAIPAYATAPALLFVACLMARSLAEIAWDDVTEAVPAVVTALAMPFTFSIAHGISFGFITYAAVKLLGGKAHQVSPTVWLLAGAFVLKFVLLGSG